The following are from one region of the Alkalimarinus sediminis genome:
- a CDS encoding FAD-dependent oxidoreductase — MSTGKNSVVIIGAGHAGLTLAREIRANCKTTEITIISREAIRGYYKPNLSKALSVNKTPNQLVMKQADTIAEELNANLLAQFTVIDVDAERKEVKGLFNNSEESHVLTIPYDSLVLATGASPIRLPIERAAITPLLSINNLEDYEVFRARIKNKKKILIIGAGFVGCELASDLISNGFNVEIIDQCEWPLQRSMPEVMGTEIKKAMAEQGVSWHLGVTLLSVAKGAQGVLAGSLSDGTTIQFDEVVSAVGLVPNTRIARDAGVAVQRGIAVDSFSQTNQPDIYALGDCVEYLGVTLPFIAPATHAAKALAKTITGTKTALMLPALPVAVKLSACPTVVCPPLINKGIWQVQGSGMSLEAHFINEQGELSGFALTGQCVSKKSQLASECLPILSSVTDLHAERYEVA, encoded by the coding sequence ATGAGCACTGGTAAAAATAGTGTTGTTATCATAGGTGCAGGCCACGCGGGCCTTACGTTAGCACGAGAAATTCGAGCTAATTGTAAAACAACGGAAATTACCATCATTAGCCGTGAGGCTATTCGTGGGTATTATAAGCCGAACCTATCTAAGGCGTTATCGGTGAACAAAACCCCCAATCAGCTGGTGATGAAACAAGCTGATACGATTGCAGAAGAGCTCAATGCCAACTTGTTAGCGCAATTTACGGTTATCGATGTTGATGCTGAACGAAAAGAAGTGAAAGGGCTGTTTAATAACTCTGAAGAGAGCCATGTTCTGACAATCCCTTATGATTCGTTAGTATTGGCCACAGGGGCAAGCCCTATTCGATTACCGATTGAGCGAGCGGCGATTACGCCACTGCTATCTATCAATAATCTTGAAGATTACGAGGTTTTTAGAGCCCGAATTAAAAACAAGAAAAAGATACTGATTATTGGTGCCGGGTTTGTTGGTTGTGAGTTGGCTAGTGACCTTATCTCTAACGGTTTTAACGTTGAGATTATCGACCAGTGTGAGTGGCCGCTACAGCGATCCATGCCTGAAGTGATGGGTACCGAAATCAAAAAGGCTATGGCAGAACAGGGCGTTAGTTGGCATTTGGGCGTGACGCTATTATCGGTGGCTAAAGGGGCGCAGGGAGTACTGGCTGGCAGTCTATCAGATGGTACGACTATTCAATTTGATGAGGTTGTCTCTGCGGTGGGGTTAGTACCCAATACTCGCATAGCCCGTGATGCGGGAGTCGCCGTGCAGAGAGGTATTGCAGTCGACTCGTTTTCTCAAACCAATCAGCCTGATATCTATGCCTTGGGTGACTGTGTCGAGTATTTAGGGGTTACGTTACCCTTTATCGCACCTGCGACCCATGCGGCAAAAGCACTGGCAAAAACGATCACCGGCACCAAGACCGCACTGATGCTACCCGCCTTACCTGTAGCGGTAAAATTAAGTGCATGCCCTACGGTGGTATGCCCACCTCTTATTAACAAGGGGATATGGCAGGTACAAGGGTCAGGTATGAGCTTAGAGGCACACTTTATTAACGAGCAGGGTGAACTGTCTGGCTTTGCTCTTACTGGGCAGTGTGTATCTAAGAAAAGCCAATTAGCATCAGAGTGTTTGCCGATACTCTCATCGGTCACCGACTTGCATGCAGAGCGTTATGAGGTTGCCTAA
- a CDS encoding PA3496 family putative envelope integrity protein, with product MQSDNNSIVAPVQIDLVDIFMDLNKQESNIKEQNKAQRKLAARRGIEQHYEKKQLEAALKEFWEEV from the coding sequence ATGCAGAGCGACAATAATTCTATCGTTGCACCGGTTCAGATCGATTTAGTTGATATTTTTATGGATTTAAACAAACAGGAATCAAACATTAAAGAACAGAACAAAGCTCAACGGAAACTAGCCGCTCGACGGGGGATAGAGCAGCATTACGAGAAAAAACAACTAGAAGCCGCACTAAAAGAGTTTTGGGAAGAGGTATGA
- the proW gene encoding glycine betaine/L-proline ABC transporter permease ProW — MSEETSNPWATEAPANDSGAADNPWGNASDGGQAEQALSLSAGTEVETHDFSLMDPFQQEWIPLQDWAETFISWLVVNFRPFFTAIKTPVDATLSTVDATLNGIPPLMMIALMGLMAWQLSGKKLGFATVGSLLILGGIGVWPEAMTTLALVITSVFFCMVIGIPTGIAMARSEAVSRTVRPILDAMQTTPAFVYLVPIVMLFGIGNVPGVVVTIIFAVPPVIRLTNLGIRQVPEDLIEAAYSFGASSRQLLYKVQLPLAMPTIMAGVNQTLMLSLSMVVIASMISVGGLGLMVLRGIGRLDVGLATVGGVGIVILAIILDRMTQSLGRDARERGTRHWYETGPVGLLLILKRKVKG, encoded by the coding sequence ATGAGCGAAGAAACAAGCAATCCATGGGCGACTGAAGCACCTGCGAATGACTCTGGAGCAGCGGATAACCCTTGGGGCAATGCCAGTGATGGGGGGCAAGCAGAACAGGCTCTTTCATTGTCCGCTGGGACTGAAGTAGAGACTCATGACTTCTCTCTAATGGATCCCTTTCAACAAGAGTGGATTCCTTTGCAAGATTGGGCTGAGACGTTTATTAGTTGGTTAGTAGTTAACTTTCGTCCATTCTTTACAGCCATCAAGACCCCTGTAGATGCAACACTTAGCACGGTAGATGCAACGTTAAATGGCATTCCTCCATTGATGATGATTGCGCTGATGGGGTTAATGGCATGGCAGTTATCGGGCAAAAAACTCGGCTTTGCTACCGTAGGAAGCTTGCTAATTTTGGGCGGAATTGGCGTTTGGCCAGAAGCTATGACGACACTGGCGCTGGTCATTACATCAGTATTTTTCTGCATGGTAATAGGAATACCGACTGGTATTGCGATGGCGCGCAGCGAGGCTGTATCTCGCACGGTACGGCCGATTCTTGATGCGATGCAAACAACGCCTGCTTTTGTTTATCTGGTTCCCATTGTGATGCTGTTTGGTATCGGCAATGTGCCTGGGGTTGTCGTGACCATTATTTTTGCCGTTCCACCGGTTATTAGATTGACCAATTTGGGCATTAGACAGGTTCCAGAAGACCTTATTGAAGCGGCGTACTCATTTGGCGCTAGTTCTAGACAGCTACTATATAAAGTTCAGCTACCTCTAGCGATGCCGACTATTATGGCGGGTGTTAACCAAACACTGATGTTAAGCCTATCGATGGTTGTTATCGCTTCTATGATCTCTGTTGGAGGGCTCGGGTTAATGGTGCTCAGAGGCATTGGTCGATTAGATGTGGGGCTTGCTACCGTGGGCGGCGTTGGCATCGTTATTCTGGCTATTATCTTAGATCGTATGACCCAGTCACTTGGTCGAGATGCCCGCGAAAGAGGGACTAGGCACTGGTATGAAACAGGCCCTGTTGGCCTATTACTGATATTGAAACGAAAAGTAAAAGGGTAA
- a CDS encoding alkane 1-monooxygenase: MNSAVTPSPSDLMGTVNDEQVSAEERKWAVAKRYWYLITLIVPAILIFSGVMAMETQSGQWLWLLTVVFFIVIPIVDFIFGADSFNPSEEEQETLKGDRFYVKILYAATALQWAGLVSMTWVVTQGDFSWFNILGAVLSVGAMHAVGLTMSHELGHKMNDKAQVLAAQICSACSGYAHFNIEHNKGHHKDVATPEDPASSRMGESLYQFALRELPGAARRGWDLEASRLKRQKRSVFSIHNELLQTLAITVVAYGAMVYLFGWMALPFLLITAAYGWFQLTMANYIEHYGLLRQTLENGRFERCQPHHSWNNNFKASNLLTLHLQRHSDHHAHPTRPYQLLRDYQDAPELPHGYPAMMGMAMIPSAWRMIMDHRVVEWAEGDMNKVNIDPAQREAIFSKFHNPKQATP, from the coding sequence ATGAATAGTGCAGTGACGCCAAGTCCATCAGATCTTATGGGTACGGTTAATGACGAGCAAGTATCAGCAGAAGAACGCAAGTGGGCTGTGGCTAAACGATATTGGTATCTAATAACCTTAATCGTTCCGGCTATCTTGATTTTTTCTGGTGTGATGGCCATGGAAACCCAATCGGGTCAGTGGTTATGGTTACTAACGGTGGTATTTTTCATCGTTATTCCTATTGTTGATTTTATTTTTGGCGCCGACTCATTTAATCCGTCTGAAGAAGAGCAAGAGACGCTAAAAGGTGATCGCTTTTATGTGAAGATTCTATATGCCGCTACCGCACTGCAGTGGGCTGGGTTAGTCTCTATGACCTGGGTTGTCACCCAAGGCGATTTCTCTTGGTTCAATATTCTAGGGGCGGTTCTAAGCGTAGGCGCGATGCATGCGGTTGGGTTGACCATGAGCCACGAGCTGGGCCATAAGATGAATGATAAAGCGCAGGTACTGGCGGCCCAAATATGCTCAGCGTGTAGTGGTTATGCACATTTTAATATTGAGCATAACAAAGGGCACCATAAAGATGTGGCGACCCCTGAAGACCCCGCTTCGTCACGTATGGGTGAGTCACTCTATCAGTTTGCATTGCGGGAGCTACCGGGAGCGGCTCGCAGGGGATGGGATCTTGAAGCCAGTCGTTTAAAGCGTCAAAAACGAAGCGTCTTTTCAATTCACAATGAGCTGTTGCAAACACTTGCGATTACCGTCGTGGCTTACGGCGCGATGGTCTACTTGTTTGGCTGGATGGCATTACCGTTCTTACTGATTACCGCCGCCTACGGTTGGTTTCAGTTAACGATGGCAAACTATATCGAGCACTATGGTTTACTGCGTCAGACATTGGAAAACGGGCGTTTTGAACGTTGCCAACCGCACCACTCATGGAACAATAATTTCAAAGCGTCTAACTTGCTGACTTTGCACCTGCAACGTCACTCCGATCACCATGCACACCCGACTCGCCCTTATCAGTTACTGCGCGACTATCAAGATGCGCCTGAACTACCACATGGTTACCCTGCGATGATGGGCATGGCTATGATTCCATCTGCGTGGCGCATGATTATGGACCATCGCGTGGTTGAGTGGGCAGAGGGTGATATGAATAAAGTGAATATCGACCCGGCCCAGCGAGAAGCGATATTCAGCAAGTTTCATAACCCCAAGCAAGCAACCCCATAA
- a CDS encoding LuxR C-terminal-related transcriptional regulator, with amino-acid sequence MNLLAVSETDISPPEFRGHLVREALVNQLQRSPKKLTLIQAPPGYGKTGLLCQIYRMQPQTALWVNIRQSDNDPINLIQKIGAAIAALKSGDAVKSSQYQSDGFTPPSFNPWILSLIDELNEFNGVDIYLNDVDFLVEAPVLDILNRLIRNTSSDVRFYITTAKAASFSYAHLLMENQVASITQETLRFGKSEIIQVFKLAGATAPSASLLQKMVDLTEGWPAAIYFAAVNLEASSLESFLAELSHGQVAFDRYFVERVFERQSSGVQNLMLKLAMLDRFNIEICQLLSEGESETQQLISYIKNNTFISPIDASGTWFRFHQLFNIFLRKRCQFDLTLNEQNQARLQAAHWFKEIRNEEEAIGLALQAKAFDQAALWMEDAFPTVVVRYAKHVTYLDWFKTLPEEIVNQHPRVRIGYIWSLSAGRQFLAAAEQMSLLGRNKHAYSASVQKEIIRVVALANCAAKALKDEIKNLVPTVTQWLDEWNDDAHFKNINDYHYELGIAWLVKGFSEKCNSDFLQARAALNQAMEHFQAYGSYYGQCWARSLSAITYAKQGFHHEALKEAKEGYEQAQKQLGDKSHPGYGLAALISAINYEYDELELAEKYLEGALEYLKEQSSTDMLMAAYETKTRLFMHDGSVEEGIGFLKDGIKWAESQSLKRLYLKLADELVVWLLRHHRVAEAEQYSSQYDLILGDATGFQLERLEHKIAARSIVYMMLDKQDYSGALTVLSPLRERAERFGHLRRLAEWLKLEAMSYWLAGKKDQSKQSIIRALEISSSQNYYRLFLDDLGELSPILTHAEASSKGSSYHAFLAALSSKIAPTEETVANGVDALTAKETVIIKKLEQGSTNKDIAAELFISEGTLKWHLHNIYSKLQVKNRSTAVIVAREQGYL; translated from the coding sequence ATGAATTTGCTGGCGGTGAGCGAAACCGATATATCTCCTCCCGAATTCCGAGGTCACTTGGTGCGGGAGGCGTTGGTTAATCAGCTACAACGATCTCCAAAAAAACTGACACTAATACAGGCACCGCCGGGTTATGGCAAAACAGGTCTGTTATGTCAGATATACCGAATGCAGCCGCAGACTGCTTTATGGGTCAATATTCGTCAATCAGATAACGACCCGATCAACCTCATTCAAAAAATAGGCGCTGCTATTGCAGCTCTTAAATCAGGCGATGCCGTAAAAAGTAGCCAATATCAATCTGATGGTTTTACACCGCCTTCTTTTAACCCTTGGATTCTCTCCCTAATTGATGAACTCAATGAATTTAACGGGGTTGATATCTACCTGAATGATGTTGATTTTCTGGTGGAAGCGCCAGTGCTTGATATTCTCAACCGTCTAATCAGAAACACCTCTTCAGATGTTCGTTTTTATATCACCACAGCGAAAGCCGCTTCGTTTTCGTATGCTCACTTATTGATGGAAAACCAAGTTGCCAGTATTACTCAAGAAACCTTGAGGTTTGGTAAATCAGAGATTATTCAGGTGTTTAAACTGGCTGGTGCTACCGCGCCTAGTGCCAGCCTATTGCAGAAAATGGTCGATCTCACCGAAGGGTGGCCAGCAGCGATCTATTTTGCTGCGGTTAATCTGGAGGCTTCTTCACTTGAGTCATTTTTGGCAGAGTTGAGCCATGGTCAGGTGGCGTTTGACCGCTACTTTGTTGAGCGCGTGTTTGAGCGGCAGTCGTCAGGTGTGCAAAACCTGATGCTGAAGCTGGCGATGCTTGACCGGTTTAATATCGAAATCTGTCAGTTGCTGAGTGAGGGCGAAAGCGAAACTCAGCAGCTCATCTCTTACATCAAGAATAATACCTTTATATCGCCTATTGATGCATCAGGCACATGGTTTCGATTTCATCAGCTGTTCAATATATTTTTGCGTAAGCGTTGCCAGTTTGATTTAACACTGAACGAGCAAAATCAAGCGCGCTTGCAGGCTGCCCACTGGTTTAAAGAGATAAGAAACGAAGAAGAAGCGATTGGTTTAGCCTTACAGGCCAAGGCGTTTGATCAGGCAGCGCTTTGGATGGAAGACGCCTTTCCAACGGTGGTAGTCAGATACGCCAAGCATGTCACCTATCTGGACTGGTTTAAAACCCTGCCAGAAGAGATTGTTAATCAACACCCCAGAGTTCGAATTGGCTATATCTGGTCACTTAGCGCGGGTCGTCAGTTTCTGGCAGCGGCTGAGCAGATGTCGTTATTGGGACGAAACAAACACGCTTACTCTGCCAGCGTTCAGAAAGAAATCATCCGCGTAGTCGCACTGGCAAACTGTGCCGCTAAAGCCTTAAAAGATGAGATTAAAAACCTTGTGCCTACGGTTACCCAGTGGCTCGATGAATGGAATGACGATGCACACTTCAAGAATATTAACGACTATCACTATGAGCTAGGGATTGCCTGGTTAGTTAAGGGGTTTAGTGAAAAGTGTAACTCTGATTTTCTTCAGGCAAGAGCCGCGCTTAACCAGGCAATGGAGCACTTTCAAGCCTACGGTAGTTATTATGGTCAGTGTTGGGCGCGTTCGTTATCGGCTATTACTTACGCCAAACAAGGGTTTCATCATGAAGCGCTAAAAGAAGCCAAAGAGGGCTATGAGCAGGCACAAAAACAACTGGGTGATAAATCTCACCCAGGTTACGGCTTGGCAGCGCTAATATCAGCTATCAACTATGAGTATGACGAGCTGGAGTTAGCCGAAAAGTACTTAGAGGGCGCATTGGAGTATCTAAAAGAGCAAAGCTCAACGGATATGCTGATGGCAGCCTATGAAACCAAGACCCGCTTATTTATGCATGATGGCTCGGTTGAAGAGGGTATTGGGTTTTTAAAAGACGGCATTAAATGGGCTGAAAGCCAGTCGTTAAAGCGCTTATATCTGAAACTCGCTGATGAGTTGGTGGTCTGGTTGTTACGTCATCATAGAGTGGCTGAGGCGGAACAATACTCAAGTCAGTATGATCTTATCTTAGGTGATGCAACCGGGTTTCAGCTAGAGCGTTTAGAGCATAAAATTGCGGCTCGTAGCATTGTTTATATGATGCTTGATAAGCAGGATTATTCGGGTGCTCTGACGGTTCTATCACCACTGAGAGAAAGAGCGGAGCGCTTTGGCCATTTGAGACGCTTAGCCGAGTGGTTAAAGCTTGAAGCCATGAGTTACTGGTTAGCAGGCAAAAAAGATCAGTCGAAGCAGAGCATCATAAGAGCCTTAGAGATTAGCAGTAGTCAAAACTACTACCGACTTTTTCTTGATGATCTTGGCGAACTATCGCCGATTTTGACACATGCTGAAGCAAGTTCAAAAGGGTCAAGTTACCATGCTTTTCTGGCGGCACTATCTAGTAAAATAGCGCCTACCGAAGAGACTGTTGCCAACGGTGTTGATGCCCTGACCGCAAAAGAAACCGTGATCATTAAAAAACTAGAGCAGGGGTCGACCAACAAAGACATTGCCGCAGAGCTTTTTATTTCTGAGGGCACCCTCAAGTGGCACCTCCACAACATCTATTCAAAACTGCAGGTTAAGAATCGAAGTACTGCGGTTATTGTCGCCCGAGAACAAGGTTATCTATAA
- a CDS encoding rubredoxin, with translation MAKYECPDCGYVYDEKTGCEREGYPAGTQWEDIPEEFPCPDCFVREKPDFEALEGKQ, from the coding sequence ATGGCAAAGTATGAGTGCCCAGATTGTGGGTATGTGTACGACGAAAAAACAGGCTGTGAGCGTGAAGGGTACCCTGCCGGTACTCAGTGGGAGGATATTCCTGAGGAGTTTCCTTGTCCCGACTGTTTTGTGCGAGAGAAGCCAGACTTTGAAGCGTTAGAGGGTAAGCAATAA
- a CDS encoding rubredoxin gives MSYKKYCCVTCDLVYDEEAGWPDEGFAPGTKWEDIPDDWTCPECSASKSDFYLVA, from the coding sequence ATGAGCTATAAAAAATACTGCTGCGTAACGTGCGACTTAGTATATGACGAAGAGGCCGGTTGGCCTGATGAAGGGTTTGCACCAGGTACTAAATGGGAAGACATCCCTGATGATTGGACATGTCCAGAGTGTTCTGCATCTAAGTCAGATTTTTATTTAGTGGCTTAG
- the proX gene encoding glycine betaine/L-proline ABC transporter substrate-binding protein ProX: MAFHKLAVASTLTLGLMAGAHADGSLPGSGVEVQALQSPIAEETFQTLVINEALTTLGYDVKPIKEVDYSAGYISIANGDATYLAVNWYPLHNTMYQNAGGDDVFYRKGHYISGAAQGYLIDKKTADKYGIDNIGDLKDPKIAKLFDTDGDGKADLTGCQAGWGCEGVIEHQLDAFKLRDSITHKQGQYAAIISDTIARYNEGESVLYYTWTPYWVSGKLVPGRDVVWLEVPHSANPNGTDTALSNGKNYGFEINSERVVANRKFAEQNPAAAKLFEIVKLPINAVSAENMLISAGEDSQKQIGQHAKNWIKANQSVFDGWINEAKKAAK, translated from the coding sequence ATGGCTTTTCACAAACTAGCAGTGGCTTCAACCCTGACATTAGGGCTGATGGCAGGTGCTCACGCAGACGGAAGTCTTCCTGGTAGTGGCGTTGAAGTTCAAGCGCTGCAGAGCCCAATTGCAGAAGAAACCTTTCAGACGCTCGTCATCAATGAAGCACTAACAACGCTGGGGTATGACGTAAAGCCGATTAAGGAAGTTGACTACAGTGCCGGGTATATCTCTATCGCGAATGGAGATGCTACCTACTTGGCTGTCAATTGGTACCCGCTGCATAACACTATGTATCAAAATGCCGGTGGTGATGATGTTTTTTATCGCAAAGGTCATTACATTAGTGGCGCAGCGCAAGGTTACCTGATTGATAAGAAAACGGCCGACAAATATGGTATCGACAATATCGGCGACTTAAAAGACCCGAAAATAGCTAAGCTGTTCGACACTGATGGCGATGGCAAAGCAGATTTGACCGGCTGCCAAGCAGGCTGGGGTTGTGAGGGGGTTATTGAGCACCAGTTGGATGCGTTTAAACTACGTGACAGTATCACTCATAAGCAAGGGCAGTATGCTGCAATAATCTCAGATACGATTGCTCGATATAATGAAGGCGAATCTGTTTTGTATTACACATGGACGCCGTACTGGGTCTCAGGAAAATTAGTTCCGGGCAGAGATGTGGTATGGTTAGAAGTACCGCATTCGGCTAACCCTAACGGTACCGATACAGCCTTGTCGAATGGCAAAAACTACGGTTTTGAAATTAATAGCGAGCGAGTTGTCGCTAACCGTAAGTTTGCCGAACAGAATCCTGCTGCGGCTAAACTGTTTGAAATTGTAAAATTGCCGATCAATGCTGTTAGTGCTGAAAACATGTTGATTTCAGCAGGGGAAGACTCGCAAAAACAAATAGGGCAGCATGCTAAAAACTGGATAAAAGCCAACCAAAGCGTCTTTGATGGTTGGATAAATGAAGCTAAGAAAGCCGCAAAATAA
- the proV gene encoding glycine betaine/L-proline ABC transporter ATP-binding protein ProV: MAIKLEVRNLYKIFGDEPKVALKLLEQGVDKDKIFEQTGQTVGVQDASLSINEGEVFVVMGLSGSGKSTLVRLLNRLIEPTKGQVLIDGEDVTAMNEEALRQVRRQKISMVFQSFALMPHLNILDNAAFGLELAGEPQHVRHEKAIDALKQVGLESYAESYPDELSGGMQQRVGLARALANNPDIMLMDEAFSALDPLIRTEMQDELVRLQSESQRTVVFISHDLDEAMRIGDRIAIMQGGVIVQVGTPDEILNSPANSYVESFFKGVDVSHVFTAGDIARTTQVTLIKKGAEGGLRAGLQRLKEYDREFGYVVDKEKHFIGVVSADSLHDVILQHKTLDEAMLDNIKPISADVPIRETLGEVAQAPCPLPVTNEQNKYIGCISRSTLLETLDREA, encoded by the coding sequence TTGGCCATTAAACTTGAAGTTAGAAATCTATACAAAATATTTGGCGATGAGCCCAAAGTTGCTTTGAAACTATTAGAGCAGGGCGTCGACAAAGACAAAATATTTGAACAAACCGGTCAGACAGTAGGGGTTCAAGATGCCAGTCTGAGCATTAATGAAGGCGAAGTCTTTGTTGTTATGGGTTTGTCTGGGTCGGGAAAGTCAACGTTAGTCAGACTGTTGAATCGGTTAATTGAACCCACTAAAGGTCAAGTGTTGATTGACGGTGAAGACGTCACTGCCATGAATGAAGAAGCGCTTCGGCAAGTGCGAAGACAGAAAATCAGTATGGTCTTTCAGTCGTTTGCACTGATGCCACATCTCAATATCCTCGATAATGCAGCGTTTGGCCTTGAGTTGGCTGGCGAACCTCAGCATGTCAGGCATGAAAAAGCTATTGATGCACTCAAGCAAGTGGGCCTGGAATCCTATGCTGAGAGTTATCCCGATGAACTTTCAGGTGGTATGCAGCAGCGAGTAGGGCTCGCTAGGGCGTTAGCCAATAATCCTGACATCATGTTGATGGATGAAGCATTTTCTGCGCTCGACCCTCTTATTCGTACAGAAATGCAGGATGAGTTGGTTAGGTTACAATCTGAAAGTCAGAGAACCGTTGTTTTTATCTCTCACGACTTGGATGAAGCGATGCGAATCGGCGACAGAATTGCCATTATGCAAGGAGGCGTTATTGTTCAAGTGGGTACCCCTGATGAAATCCTAAATAGCCCCGCCAATAGTTATGTTGAGTCGTTTTTTAAAGGGGTGGATGTTTCTCACGTTTTTACCGCAGGCGATATAGCCAGAACGACACAGGTTACATTGATTAAAAAAGGAGCTGAAGGTGGGCTTCGCGCAGGGTTACAGCGTCTAAAAGAATATGATCGAGAGTTTGGTTATGTGGTGGATAAAGAAAAGCACTTTATTGGAGTGGTTTCTGCGGACTCACTACACGATGTGATCTTGCAACATAAAACGTTAGACGAAGCGATGCTCGACAATATAAAACCAATTAGTGCCGACGTGCCTATTCGTGAAACCCTCGGTGAAGTGGCACAAGCTCCTTGCCCGTTGCCTGTGACTAATGAACAGAATAAATACATTGGGTGTATTAGCCGCTCTACGTTGCTAGAAACTCTGGACCGAGAGGCTTAA
- a CDS encoding leucine-rich repeat domain-containing protein: MKSRNNRVGIIHGMLFWMLCTAFTAKAEVVVHRDDLKVFKEIIHDAGKTLDEFIFINEFKIDEIYVGRAIIDFGRRRGTKGVTDLGNLVLVDENGRILAFDLEGSQLKTTSKLNQLKHLWAFGAYGATIEELDLHDLSHLQYLDVKGGHVKKIKILHNLPSLTYLNLMSDRIPDLDGVGGLPNVRYLELSGNELKNFEQLKKFKNVRTLLLMGAGPNIRSLEGLQYLKKMEKLRIAGDTFSDLTPLSGLQQLRILSLTFCNINSVQALEGLLSLEHLRIYNCNLKKG; encoded by the coding sequence TTGAAATCAAGAAATAATCGAGTGGGAATAATCCATGGCATGCTTTTTTGGATGCTATGCACGGCTTTTACAGCCAAGGCTGAGGTCGTTGTTCACCGAGATGACCTCAAAGTCTTTAAAGAGATTATTCATGATGCGGGCAAAACGCTGGATGAGTTTATTTTTATCAATGAATTTAAGATTGATGAAATCTATGTTGGTAGAGCGATTATTGATTTTGGGCGAAGGAGGGGTACAAAAGGTGTTACCGACTTAGGGAATTTGGTGTTGGTTGATGAAAATGGGAGAATATTGGCATTTGATTTAGAAGGCAGCCAGTTAAAAACGACATCAAAACTTAATCAACTCAAACATCTTTGGGCATTTGGGGCTTATGGTGCAACGATTGAAGAATTGGATCTTCATGACTTATCACACTTGCAATACCTTGATGTTAAAGGAGGCCACGTTAAAAAAATAAAAATATTGCATAACCTCCCGTCATTAACCTATTTGAACTTGATGTCAGATCGAATACCTGACCTTGATGGGGTTGGAGGACTTCCTAATGTTCGATACCTTGAGCTTAGTGGTAATGAACTCAAAAACTTTGAACAACTTAAAAAGTTTAAGAATGTGCGTACATTGCTGTTGATGGGGGCAGGACCCAACATTAGGTCATTAGAGGGCCTCCAGTACCTGAAAAAAATGGAAAAACTGCGGATAGCAGGCGACACATTTTCCGACTTAACGCCTTTATCAGGTTTACAGCAACTACGTATCTTATCCCTCACGTTCTGCAATATTAACTCTGTTCAAGCTCTCGAAGGCTTGCTGAGTCTGGAACACCTCCGCATTTACAATTGCAACCTAAAAAAAGGTTGA
- a CDS encoding substrate-binding periplasmic protein, with protein MTTKTFLSGTKAENNRTRLIHYLSAIIISNFIIVNSFAFDKEQGLRAVTLEYPPYEYIDQNEPTGAAIEIVKEAVKRTGVNTISFEFHPWNWAVSMTKLGKSDLLFNAGKNKERKRWGHYVDSTLILQKYYLFKRKDTHITLNKQFENVEGQSIAVRLGYLYGDGSFKQAIDNHKFGNIAYTYSTQQSVSLLLKNRVDFFVGDYAPVMHYLEKNDLLSDIDIVKQEDSIDALVVLEWPTYILFSKKNITKTYVDEVNEALEGMKLDGTYHSILEEFSYSDDLNGIND; from the coding sequence ATGACAACTAAAACCTTCTTAAGTGGCACCAAAGCTGAGAACAACCGAACTAGGCTAATTCACTACTTATCAGCCATTATCATAAGCAATTTCATTATTGTTAACAGCTTTGCATTCGACAAAGAGCAAGGACTAAGAGCGGTCACACTTGAATACCCTCCCTATGAGTATATAGACCAGAACGAGCCAACAGGGGCCGCTATCGAGATTGTAAAGGAGGCCGTTAAAAGAACGGGGGTTAACACCATCAGCTTTGAGTTTCACCCATGGAACTGGGCTGTATCAATGACCAAACTGGGGAAAAGCGATCTATTATTCAATGCAGGTAAGAATAAAGAGAGGAAACGTTGGGGGCATTATGTCGACAGCACCTTGATCTTGCAAAAGTACTACCTATTCAAAAGAAAAGACACTCATATAACGCTCAATAAACAATTCGAAAACGTAGAGGGCCAATCTATAGCGGTTAGGCTGGGCTACCTTTATGGCGACGGCTCATTCAAACAGGCCATAGACAATCATAAATTTGGCAATATTGCCTATACCTACTCCACCCAACAAAGCGTTAGCCTACTGTTAAAGAATAGAGTGGATTTTTTCGTCGGGGATTACGCTCCCGTCATGCACTACTTAGAAAAAAATGATCTGTTGAGTGATATAGATATCGTCAAACAAGAAGACAGCATTGATGCACTCGTGGTTCTAGAGTGGCCGACCTACATTCTGTTTTCCAAGAAAAACATAACCAAGACTTATGTAGATGAGGTTAATGAAGCGCTTGAAGGGATGAAACTAGACGGCACATACCACAGCATACTGGAAGAATTTAGCTACTCTGATGATCTAAACGGCATAAATGACTAG